Proteins co-encoded in one Melanotaenia boesemani isolate fMelBoe1 chromosome 23, fMelBoe1.pri, whole genome shotgun sequence genomic window:
- the msrb3 gene encoding methionine-R-sulfoxide reductase B3 isoform X2 has translation MAAFLRRGFFLALHDALGQGRSSVYHHALAAALLGARRTVKSWPLSFSQEELKKRLTPMQYHVTQERGTESAFTGELTYHKDEGTYHCVVCGVVLFSSNFKFDSGSGWPSFFDVLKEESVSLSDDYSYGMHRIETTCSQCGAHLGHLFDDGPKPTGKRYCINSISLAFQPKDSNPSSSSAAEAGAAGGSGNDGKTEL, from the exons ATGGCTGCCTTCCTTAGACGTGGGTTCTTCTTGGCCCTGCACGATGCCCTTGGGCAAGGCAGGAGCTCAGTTTACCACCATGCACTAGCTGCTGCTCTTCTAG GAGCACGTAGGACTGTGAAGTCATGGCCGTTGAGCTTCTCTCAGGAGGAGCTGAAGAAACGTCTCACACCGATGCAATACCACGTTACCCAGGAGAGAGGAACCGAGAG TGCCTTCACCGGAGAGCTGACGTATCACAAAGATGAGGGGACCTATCACTGTGTGGTCTGTGGGGTCGTCCTCTTCAG CTCCAACTTTAAATTTGACTCTGGATCAG GTTGGCCATCTTTCTTTGATGTCCTGAAGGAGGAGTCTGTCTCCCTCTCAGATGATTATTCGTATGGGATGCACAGGATAGAGACTACCTGCAGTCAG TGTGGAGCGCATCTTGGACACCTTTTTGATGATGGTCCAAAGCCCACCGGGAAACGCTACTGCATTAACTCTATTTCACTGGCTTTTCAGCCTAAAGATTCCAACCCGTCCTCCAGCTCTGCAGCCGAGGCTGGAGCGGCTGGCGGATCAGGGAATGACGGGAAGACGGAGCTCTGA
- the msrb3 gene encoding methionine-R-sulfoxide reductase B3 isoform X4: protein MSGFNLLHLITKSQPVSVRSCSLPSGARRTVKSWPLSFSQEELKKRLTPMQYHVTQERGTESAFTGELTYHKDEGTYHCVVCGVVLFSSNFKFDSGSGWPSFFDVLKEESVSLSDDYSYGMHRIETTCSQCGAHLGHLFDDGPKPTGKRYCINSISLAFQPKDSNPSSSSAAEAGAAGGSGNDGKTEL, encoded by the exons ATGTCGGGCTTCAATCTGCTGCATCTAATAACCAAGAGTCAGCCTGTATCTGTGAGGTCCTGCAGCCTTCCCTCAG GAGCACGTAGGACTGTGAAGTCATGGCCGTTGAGCTTCTCTCAGGAGGAGCTGAAGAAACGTCTCACACCGATGCAATACCACGTTACCCAGGAGAGAGGAACCGAGAG TGCCTTCACCGGAGAGCTGACGTATCACAAAGATGAGGGGACCTATCACTGTGTGGTCTGTGGGGTCGTCCTCTTCAG CTCCAACTTTAAATTTGACTCTGGATCAG GTTGGCCATCTTTCTTTGATGTCCTGAAGGAGGAGTCTGTCTCCCTCTCAGATGATTATTCGTATGGGATGCACAGGATAGAGACTACCTGCAGTCAG TGTGGAGCGCATCTTGGACACCTTTTTGATGATGGTCCAAAGCCCACCGGGAAACGCTACTGCATTAACTCTATTTCACTGGCTTTTCAGCCTAAAGATTCCAACCCGTCCTCCAGCTCTGCAGCCGAGGCTGGAGCGGCTGGCGGATCAGGGAATGACGGGAAGACGGAGCTCTGA
- the msrb3 gene encoding methionine-R-sulfoxide reductase B3 isoform X1 → MNSCTSVQLSKKTLVCLWKFVGAIRGAAELTLFCPPGARRTVKSWPLSFSQEELKKRLTPMQYHVTQERGTESAFTGELTYHKDEGTYHCVVCGVVLFSSNFKFDSGSGWPSFFDVLKEESVSLSDDYSYGMHRIETTCSQCGAHLGHLFDDGPKPTGKRYCINSISLAFQPKDSNPSSSSAAEAGAAGGSGNDGKTEL, encoded by the exons atgaatagttGCACATCTGTTCAACTTAGTAAGAAAACACTGGTGTGTTTGTGGAAATTTGTTGGTGCTATCAGGGGAGCTGCAGAGTTAACATTGTTCTGCCCCCCAGGAGCACGTAGGACTGTGAAGTCATGGCCGTTGAGCTTCTCTCAGGAGGAGCTGAAGAAACGTCTCACACCGATGCAATACCACGTTACCCAGGAGAGAGGAACCGAGAG TGCCTTCACCGGAGAGCTGACGTATCACAAAGATGAGGGGACCTATCACTGTGTGGTCTGTGGGGTCGTCCTCTTCAG CTCCAACTTTAAATTTGACTCTGGATCAG GTTGGCCATCTTTCTTTGATGTCCTGAAGGAGGAGTCTGTCTCCCTCTCAGATGATTATTCGTATGGGATGCACAGGATAGAGACTACCTGCAGTCAG TGTGGAGCGCATCTTGGACACCTTTTTGATGATGGTCCAAAGCCCACCGGGAAACGCTACTGCATTAACTCTATTTCACTGGCTTTTCAGCCTAAAGATTCCAACCCGTCCTCCAGCTCTGCAGCCGAGGCTGGAGCGGCTGGCGGATCAGGGAATGACGGGAAGACGGAGCTCTGA